Proteins from a single region of Salifodinibacter halophilus:
- a CDS encoding peptidase: ELRLFTVGVVAGLVFVGVAWPPFGFALSFLVSAGIGVILFVTGEYASKRLICRGDEAAAERLGRAAVADALDATADEVDTGRA, encoded by the coding sequence GAGCTTCGGTTGTTCACGGTGGGCGTGGTGGCTGGGCTCGTCTTCGTGGGCGTCGCGTGGCCGCCGTTCGGATTCGCCCTGTCGTTCTTGGTCTCCGCCGGAATCGGCGTGATACTGTTCGTGACCGGCGAGTACGCCAGTAAGCGACTCATCTGCCGGGGCGACGAGGCGGCGGCAGAACGGCTCGGACGCGCGGCCGTCGCCGACGCGCTCGACGCGACCGCCGACGAGGTCGACACCGGCCGCGCG